CTTGCTGTATTCAACGCAGGCCGACGGCGACCGGTGGCTGTGTATTCCTGAGGCGATCAAAGATGATATCTTCGAAATGGCACACGGTGACGGACACCTCGGTTTCCATCGCGCCTGGCAGAAGATGCGAGGCTTTGTCATACACAAGGGAGCAAAAAAGCTCCCGGTGTATATCGGCCAGTGTGACGAGTGCAAGAAAAACGCAGTACATCGTCACAAAACATACGGATCACTTCAGCCGATTCTCGCGCCACCGATCCCGTTTCATACGCTGACAATTGACTTTGTTACCAGCCTGTCACGCACGAAGAAGGGTTTCGATGCGGTGGCAATCTACACATGTAAATCCACAAAGCGTATCGGCTCGACGCCCGGAAAGAAGACCCGGAGCGGTGAAGAATGGGCTATCGCGGTCCTCCGTGACCTCCAGAAGGGCAACTGGGGGATCCCCGTGGTGTGGATCTCCGACCGGGACAAGCGCTTTGTTCAAGGCTTCTGGAAAGGTATATCTACTGCCCTACGCACTAAGCTCCTATACACGGCGGCGTATAACCCACAGGCGGACGGCCAATCTGAACGTTCGAACCAAACAGGCGAAATCTGGCTACGCCACTGGCAGAATATCCACCAGGAAGCGGATTGGGACGAAGGTCTCGCGCCAATGCAAGCCTCACTGAATGCCTCAGTCAATGTATCCACTGGCGACTCACCACACAAGCTTATGTTCGGTGTCGATCTACGCATGCCGTGGAATCTCCTCCGTCAGGCTTTTGTCGGATCTCCCCAAGCGAGCCGACAGGACGCCGACGAATGTGCCAAGTACGCGGCTATGTGGATAAAGAATCAATACGATAGCCGTCACAGGCCTATCTTTTTCCAGAAGAATGACTTCGTATACTTACGTCTTGCGCAAGGGACTGAGCCGGGTTATGTATGGCCATCGCGCAACATCACAAGGAAACTTACCCAGCGACATATCAAGTGCCGTGTCATTGAACGCGTCGGACGCCTGGCGTATCGCTTACAGATGCCGCCAGAGCTTGCTAGAGCTCACCCAGTGGTATCATTACAACACCTAGAACGTGCCCCTCAAGAAGGCGATCTCTCTTCAGCTGAACCTCCCCCCACGTTCGACCCACGCTTCCCAGAAGACACAGATCGTGCAGACGTAGACGCGGTCCTGGATATGCGACAGAGGCCGCGGACGGGGTCGATGAAAGCAGTACCTAGTCCGGTGGTCCGGAGTGGGGAATGAACACCTGGAGTGGCTGGATGAGGATAAACTGGTGGGAGCAGAAGAAAAGGTCCTAGAATACCTCCAAGACGTCCTGCGTCATACGCAGGAGTCCACAAATTAATCATACATCTGAAGCGGGCTTGTTTATATTAGCGTTCATATTTGATATACCCTTTGCTGATGCCCGCTCCTTGTTTGTTTATTTTATTACTCTCATGTGTTTCTCTtgctacttcttcttccattcacaTCTCTCAGTTCTTCATCAGAACTATCACTGTTTCATCAATTTTTTATCCAGATCTACCCTCAACATAACAGACCAACGCATTAACCAACCCCCAATGCCTCCCCAAACACCTCAGAAGCCAACCCTGGCTCAAACCCCCCAAGCTCGGCAAGGGGATCTCGTCGAGGTCCCCCATGTCAGACACGAGGACGTGGACGCGCCCGCAGTCTCGCTACCACGGACTCTGACGGGGACGCGACAACTAATGCTGGTGATGAATCCAGGCTAGTTGAGGATCACAGCGGTTCGCTTACAGATGATGTGGCTGATGACAATGACCTGGGCCTACTTACTGCGGTACTTAGCCCACCGGATGGTGGTTGGACCACGGACAACCCATAGCCTAAGCTACCCGGCGCACCGAAGACTAACGTGACACGGTTCGCGACCCATACCGAACAATCCTTTGCACTCGCAATATGCTGGTTCTACGATGACTATACCCTATACGCCCTGTGTTGGGATAGATCTAACATGTCTCATCCGATTGACGGACAACGCAATGGAAAGAGACCAGGCCCGTCGACCGGCGGGAAGATCGACAGCTACCTTGATCCGGCCGCCACCACAGACGCCCCTTTCCCCGCACGACCAGCTTGCAATGGACTTTTAGGCACACATCCGATGCTACCGAGGGCGGCAGCACGCTTTCGACGTGGGCagttgtgagggatggatgatgacatacgtattattaagcagcgtacttatcctacgcaacaattctctagtaataagatcatctttaccacaaccaggttaattccataacaTGTAGTCCCTAACGGATGTTAGGGCCTAATATattgttacgcactgcctaactggtcacaattatgttagaagctttcctggttatacttgcctgtgctggtcctccaacgtcaatgatctgtctctcaaccgagctgttgctgcgcacagtcttatccagcctaagtccttttgagggtatcagggaacgatgccagatagagcgccgagcagatctataccgcagtattggtctgttcgttggtgttgtcaagtgataatatagtaagtgagtcaacaaggtcgcaaggtaaacacaagtaacaatgtatgattgaagacgaagaactaaactaagtacatgagagagtgtccttatatatccttcgcttcctggggtcgccagtgctcctgggggtatatcctaccccccggggtagatcgacccctctgagtatatcctactccgtgcagggatatactcctcctgtgatcacgtgattgcttgattggctctcggtggcccatctgtgtacccggtgggtcaccactgattggtgacgggtaggtccgtaacagctatcttactcgccaaagaaaacaaggatttatgtcagggtgcgggctggcaggacggtatgatgggagatgactggcagggacaggtcgtaacagatcagattctcattgacaggtacaggcacaggcaggggcaggctaatatacaagacgtagctcgaagagctacaacaggatctagaactgaagttcaagataaacaggtcggagatcacgtgccgtgatcttcctctaactaagcatcacggttcgcaccgtgacagtaccccctcccttagagccgagctccgtcgaggcgaggcttgtgcgggtatcttcggtggaagttccgtacgatctcgcgggcgtggtccaggtattcagcaggctcttcagtgggttcgtcgtaaccaatccatttgacggtgtacttcagacgcgggcctcctcggcctcgtcgttcccagcgggaatctaagatgtcttcaacttcccattcttccagtccttcgacttcgacaggcggtgcgggttcagtaacttgtccatttaccgggttcgtggcggcaggctgtagcaggctgacgttaaacacagggtggatcttcatactagcaggcagttcgagcttgtaagcgtgtgcacttatagcttctaggaccttaaaggggcctaggttcttccagtccagtttcttctgcgggcggagggttcggatattcctggcgttcagccagaccagttgtccaggacggtatcggcgggcaggggcgcggtgacggttcgtttgttcttcgtatcgggcttgtgcggacagtatctcggcgcggacgtactcagtcagttcttgcattcgtgtagcgaacttttccgcgtctcgggtcgcagggtgactggcag
The nucleotide sequence above comes from Penicillium digitatum chromosome 1, complete sequence. Encoded proteins:
- a CDS encoding reverse transcriptase, translated to MSGLALPGAASTWDVPDEAYAFLTPYVQPSDDFKQRVRTAYKEDPKWNIVLNELQRVTQDPDPIKPRLPYETDDGLLYSTQADGDRWLCIPEAIKDDIFEMAHGDGHLGFHRAWQKMRGFVIHKGAKKLPVYIGQCDECKKNAVHRHKTYGSLQPILAPPIPFHTLTIDFVTSLSRTKKGFDAVAIYTCKSTKRIGSTPGKKTRSGEEWAIAVLRDLQKGNWGIPVVWISDRDKRFVQGFWKGISTALRTKLLYTAAYNPQADGQSERSNQTGEIWLRHWQNIHQEADWDEGLAPMQASLNASVNVSTGDSPHKLMFGVDLRMPWNLLRQAFVGSPQASRQDADECAKYAAMWIKNQYDSRHRPIFFQKNDFVYLRLAQGTEPGYVWPSRNITRKLTQRHIKCRVIERVGRLAYRLQMPPELARAHPVVSLQHLERAPQEGDLSSAEPPPTFDPRFPEDTDRADVDAVLDMRQRPRTGSMKAVPSPVVRSGE